One region of Trichosurus vulpecula isolate mTriVul1 chromosome 1, mTriVul1.pri, whole genome shotgun sequence genomic DNA includes:
- the MAF1 gene encoding repressor of RNA polymerase III transcription MAF1 homolog isoform X1 — MKLLENSSFEAINSQLTVETGDAHIIGRIESYSCKMAGDDKHMFKQFCQEGRPHVLEALSPPQTSGLSPSSRLSKSQGGEDEGPLSDKCSRKTLFYLIATLNESFRPDYDFSTAKSHEFSREPSLNWVVNSVNCSLFSAVREDFTALKPQLWNAVDEEICLSECDIYSYNPDLDSDPFGEDGSLWSFNYFFYNKRLKRIVFFSCRSISGSTYTRSEAGHELDMDLGEEEEEEEEERGGSSSEGATEETSTVDDRLQVICM; from the exons ATGAAGCTCTTAGAAAACTCCAGTTTTGAAGCGATCAACTCCCAGCTAACGGTGGAGACAGGTGATGCTCACATCATTGGCAG gatCGAGAGTTACTCCTGTAAGATGGCAGGGGACGACAAGCACATGTTCAAGCAGTTCTGCCAGGAGGGCCGGCCCCATGTGCTAGAGGCTCTGTCGCCCCCCCAGACCTCTGGCCTCAGCCCCAGCAG CAGGCTGAGCAAGAGCCAGGGAGGGGAAGATGAAGGGCCACTGAGTGATAAGTGCAGCCGAAAGACCCTCTTCTATCTGATTGCCACTCTCAATGAGTCCTTCCGGCCTGATTATGACTTCAGCACCGCCAAGAGCCACGAATTCAGCCGAGAGCCCAGCCTcaactgg GTAGTGAACTCAGTAAATTGCAGCCTGTTTTCTGCAGTTCGTGAGGACTTTACTGCCCTGAAACCCCAGCtctggaatgcagtggatgaagAGATTTGCCTGTCTGAATGTGATATCTACAG ctACAATCCTGACCTGGACTCTGACCCCTTTGGTGAAGATGGCAGCCTCTGGTCCTTCAACTACTTTTTCTACAACAAGCGGCTCAAgcgaattgttttcttcagctgCCGATCGATCAG TGGCTCCACATACACTCGATCAGAGGCTGGCCATGAATTGGACATGGacttgggagaggaggaagaagaagaggaagaagaaagagggggtAGCAGCAGTGAGGGGGCAACAGAGGAGACCAGCACCGTGGACGACAG GCTCCAGGTGATCTGCATGTGA
- the MAF1 gene encoding repressor of RNA polymerase III transcription MAF1 homolog isoform X2, with amino-acid sequence MKLLENSSFEAINSQLTVETGDAHIIGRIESYSCKMAGDDKHMFKQFCQEGRPHVLEALSPPQTSGLSPSRLSKSQGGEDEGPLSDKCSRKTLFYLIATLNESFRPDYDFSTAKSHEFSREPSLNWVVNSVNCSLFSAVREDFTALKPQLWNAVDEEICLSECDIYSYNPDLDSDPFGEDGSLWSFNYFFYNKRLKRIVFFSCRSISGSTYTRSEAGHELDMDLGEEEEEEEEERGGSSSEGATEETSTVDDRLQVICM; translated from the exons ATGAAGCTCTTAGAAAACTCCAGTTTTGAAGCGATCAACTCCCAGCTAACGGTGGAGACAGGTGATGCTCACATCATTGGCAG gatCGAGAGTTACTCCTGTAAGATGGCAGGGGACGACAAGCACATGTTCAAGCAGTTCTGCCAGGAGGGCCGGCCCCATGTGCTAGAGGCTCTGTCGCCCCCCCAGACCTCTGGCCTCAGCCCCAGCAG GCTGAGCAAGAGCCAGGGAGGGGAAGATGAAGGGCCACTGAGTGATAAGTGCAGCCGAAAGACCCTCTTCTATCTGATTGCCACTCTCAATGAGTCCTTCCGGCCTGATTATGACTTCAGCACCGCCAAGAGCCACGAATTCAGCCGAGAGCCCAGCCTcaactgg GTAGTGAACTCAGTAAATTGCAGCCTGTTTTCTGCAGTTCGTGAGGACTTTACTGCCCTGAAACCCCAGCtctggaatgcagtggatgaagAGATTTGCCTGTCTGAATGTGATATCTACAG ctACAATCCTGACCTGGACTCTGACCCCTTTGGTGAAGATGGCAGCCTCTGGTCCTTCAACTACTTTTTCTACAACAAGCGGCTCAAgcgaattgttttcttcagctgCCGATCGATCAG TGGCTCCACATACACTCGATCAGAGGCTGGCCATGAATTGGACATGGacttgggagaggaggaagaagaagaggaagaagaaagagggggtAGCAGCAGTGAGGGGGCAACAGAGGAGACCAGCACCGTGGACGACAG GCTCCAGGTGATCTGCATGTGA